In a single window of the Bacillus sp. (in: firmicutes) genome:
- a CDS encoding 16S rRNA (uracil(1498)-N(3))-methyltransferase — protein sequence MQRYFLPIAYNGQADIVINGDDYHHIARVMRMKPNDRIFVVFTNGHAGLAEIEKITNEEVIASVVQLEEEQKELPVDVTIAPGLPKGDKLEWIIQKGTELGAAKFLPFQAKRSIVKWDEKKGRKKVERWEKIAKEAAEQSHRTALPTISSPVLFKELLEISSSYDYKLIAYEESSRQGEDSKFAKVLKDIKLGQKLLLVFGPEGGLDNEEVQLLTERGFLPIGLGPRILRCETAPLYALSAISYHFELLR from the coding sequence GTGCAGCGATATTTTCTACCGATAGCGTACAACGGACAAGCTGATATTGTGATTAATGGAGATGATTATCATCATATTGCTCGCGTTATGCGAATGAAACCAAATGACCGTATATTTGTTGTGTTCACGAACGGACATGCCGGTTTAGCCGAAATTGAAAAAATTACAAACGAAGAAGTAATCGCATCCGTTGTACAATTAGAAGAAGAGCAGAAAGAACTGCCGGTTGATGTAACGATTGCCCCTGGCTTGCCTAAAGGTGACAAGCTCGAGTGGATTATTCAAAAAGGAACCGAATTAGGTGCCGCAAAGTTTTTACCCTTTCAAGCAAAACGATCGATTGTGAAATGGGACGAGAAAAAAGGACGAAAAAAAGTGGAGCGATGGGAAAAAATCGCAAAGGAAGCTGCTGAACAGTCCCATCGTACCGCCTTACCAACTATCTCTTCTCCAGTTTTATTTAAAGAGCTGTTGGAAATCAGTTCGTCTTATGATTATAAACTCATCGCCTATGAAGAAAGTAGTCGTCAAGGGGAAGATTCAAAGTTTGCGAAAGTGCTAAAAGATATTAAACTTGGCCAAAAATTACTTCTAGTGTTCGGACCTGAAGGTGGACTAGATAATGAAGAAGTACAACTTTTGACAGAGAGAGGCTTTTTACCCATAGGCTTAGGACCACGAATACTTCGTTGTGAAACGGCCCCGTTATATGCATTATCCGCGATATCTTATCATTTTGAATTATTGAGGTGA
- the prmA gene encoding 50S ribosomal protein L11 methyltransferase has protein sequence MKWSEISIHTTNEAIEPISNILHEAGASGVVIEDPFDLYKEREDQFGEIYQLNPEDYPDEGVIIKAYLPVNSFLGETVEEIKQAINNLVLFNIDIGRNKVEISEVNEEEWATAWKKYYNPVKISNKFTIVPTWEDYTPVSSDELIIELDPGMAFGTGTHPTTVMCIQALERTVKKGDSVIDVGTGSGVLSIAAALLGASRVMALDLDDVAVTAAKLNVKLNKVQSVVSVSQNNLLDGIDEQVDVVVANILAEVILRFTDDVAKTVKPGGYFISSGIIQQKKQEVKEAIEKAGFEIEETLIMEDWVAFIAKKL, from the coding sequence ATGAAATGGTCAGAAATTAGTATTCATACAACCAATGAGGCCATTGAGCCTATTTCGAATATTTTGCATGAAGCTGGTGCAAGCGGTGTCGTTATCGAAGACCCATTCGATTTGTATAAAGAAAGGGAAGATCAATTCGGGGAAATCTACCAACTCAATCCCGAAGATTATCCCGATGAAGGTGTCATTATTAAAGCTTATTTACCAGTCAATAGTTTTTTAGGAGAAACAGTAGAAGAAATTAAGCAAGCGATTAATAATCTCGTTTTGTTTAATATCGACATTGGTCGTAATAAGGTAGAAATTAGCGAAGTGAATGAAGAAGAATGGGCGACGGCGTGGAAAAAATACTATAACCCTGTGAAAATTTCAAATAAATTTACGATTGTTCCGACTTGGGAAGACTACACGCCGGTTTCCAGTGATGAATTAATCATCGAATTAGACCCTGGGATGGCCTTCGGTACAGGTACCCATCCAACGACGGTCATGTGTATTCAAGCTCTTGAACGAACAGTGAAAAAAGGTGATTCAGTGATTGACGTCGGTACTGGTTCAGGTGTATTAAGTATTGCTGCAGCGTTACTTGGAGCTTCACGAGTTATGGCGTTAGATTTAGATGATGTGGCCGTTACCGCGGCGAAATTAAACGTAAAATTAAACAAGGTACAGTCCGTCGTCTCTGTTTCGCAAAACAATTTATTAGATGGAATTGACGAACAAGTAGACGTTGTTGTAGCAAATATATTAGCCGAAGTTATTTTACGCTTTACCGATGATGTCGCAAAAACGGTAAAGCCAGGGGGCTATTTTATATCTTCAGGAATCATTCAGCAGAAAAAACAAGAAGTGAAAGAAGCCATTGAAAAGGCAGGCTTTGAAATTGAAGAAACATTAATTATGGAAGATTGGGTTGCTTTTATTGCAAAAAAACTTTAA
- the dnaJ gene encoding molecular chaperone DnaJ, with amino-acid sequence MSKRDYYEVLGVSKSASKDEIKKAYRKLSKKYHPDINKEPDAAEKFKEIKEAYEVLSDDQKRAHYDQFGHTDPNQGGFGGFGGGSSDFGFGGFEDIFNTFFGGGRRRDPNAPRQGADLQYTMTLSFEEAAFGKETEIQIPKEETCNTCHGSGAKPGTTPETCPHCHGTGQLSQEQNTPFGKIVNRRICHFCSGTGKLIKEKCTTCGGTGKVKKRRKINIKIPAGIDDGQQLRVAGQGEPGINGGPPGDLYVVFHVRPHEFFERDGDDIYCEMPITFTQAALGDEIEVPTLHGKVKLKIPAGTQTGTKFRLRGKGVPNVRGYGTGDQHVIVKIITPTKLTEKQKQLLREFADISGSIPDEQQESFFTKVKRAFKGE; translated from the coding sequence ATGAGTAAAAGGGATTATTATGAGGTATTAGGAGTTAGTAAATCAGCTTCGAAGGACGAAATTAAAAAAGCTTATCGAAAGCTCTCTAAAAAATACCACCCTGATATTAATAAAGAACCTGATGCAGCGGAAAAGTTTAAAGAAATTAAAGAAGCATACGAAGTATTAAGTGATGACCAAAAACGTGCTCACTACGATCAATTTGGACATACCGATCCGAACCAAGGGGGGTTTGGCGGTTTCGGTGGTGGAAGCAGTGACTTCGGTTTTGGCGGCTTTGAAGATATTTTTAACACATTCTTTGGTGGCGGACGTCGCCGCGATCCGAACGCTCCGCGTCAAGGAGCTGATTTACAATATACAATGACGCTATCGTTTGAAGAAGCAGCGTTTGGAAAAGAAACCGAAATTCAAATTCCGAAAGAGGAAACATGTAATACGTGTCACGGTTCTGGAGCCAAACCTGGTACAACTCCAGAAACTTGTCCGCATTGTCATGGTACTGGGCAATTAAGTCAAGAGCAAAACACGCCGTTTGGAAAAATTGTCAACCGCCGCATATGTCACTTTTGTAGTGGTACGGGTAAACTAATTAAAGAGAAATGTACAACTTGTGGCGGAACAGGTAAAGTGAAGAAACGTCGTAAAATTAACATCAAAATTCCGGCTGGCATTGATGATGGGCAACAGCTTCGTGTCGCTGGCCAAGGTGAACCAGGTATCAACGGAGGACCGCCAGGTGACTTATATGTAGTGTTCCATGTGCGACCACATGAATTTTTTGAACGTGACGGCGATGACATTTACTGTGAAATGCCGATTACGTTCACGCAAGCCGCTCTTGGAGATGAGATTGAAGTACCAACGTTACATGGTAAAGTGAAGCTCAAAATTCCGGCAGGTACACAAACCGGTACGAAATTCCGTTTACGAGGAAAAGGGGTACCAAACGTCCGCGGTTATGGTACAGGAGATCAACATGTCATTGTTAAGATCATCACACCAACCAAACTAACAGAAAAACAGAAACAATTGTTGCGAGAGTTTGCTGATATTAGTGGCAGTATACCAGATGAACAGCAAGAAAGCTTTTTTACGAAAGTAAAACGCGCTTTTAAGGGAGAATAA